Proteins from a genomic interval of Zingiber officinale cultivar Zhangliang chromosome 1B, Zo_v1.1, whole genome shotgun sequence:
- the LOC121985270 gene encoding protein G1-like4: MDILPNPESPPSDQEPPPAPAGISSSSSSSPSLSRYESQKRRDWNTFGQYLRNHRPPLSLARCSGAHVLEFLRYLDQFGKTKVHVQVCPFFGHPSPPAPCPCPLRQAWGSLDALVGRLRAAYEENGGCPENNPFAARAIRLYLRDVRDLQSKARGVSYEKKKRKKPPTSAS; the protein is encoded by the coding sequence ATGGACATACTGCCGAATCCGGAGAGCCCCCCCTCGGACCAGGAACCGCCGCCTGCTCCCGCCGGAATTTCCTCATCCTCTTCTTCGTCGCCGTCGCTGAGCCGGTACGAGTCGCAGAAGCGGCGCGACTGGAACACCTTCGGACAGTACCTGAGGAACCACCGGCCGCCGCTGTCTTTGGCGCGGTGCAGCGGCGCGCACGTCCTGGAGTTTCTGCGGTATCTGGACCAGTTCGGGAAGACGAAGGTGCACGTCCAGGTGTGTCCCTTCTTCGGCCACCCTTCCCCTCCGGCGCCCTGCCCCTGCCCTCTCCGCCAGGCCTGGGGCAGCCTCGACGCCCTCGTGGGCCGCCTCCGCGCCGCCTACGAGGAGAACGGAGGCTGCCCCGAGAACAACCCCTTCGCCGCCCGAGCCATCCGCCTCTACCTCCGCGACGTCCGCGATCTCCAGTCCAAGGCACGCGGCGTCAGCTACGAGAAGAAGAAGCGCAAGAAACCCCCCACCTCCGCCTCCtga